Proteins from a genomic interval of Bombyx mori chromosome 8, ASM3026992v2:
- the LOC101738933 gene encoding forkhead box protein J2, with amino-acid sequence MSESPGVEWLPAYSPGTPRHSPLGPIPRFLYEDVQPLALQQENNNKDEQKENTNKIKHAKPAYSYASMIRLAISSSPNGKMTLNEIYTYICNAFPYYKEAGKGWMNSIRHNLSLNKCFMKVARSKDDPGKGSYWAMDTSYKMAEVTPRRRRSLRMAPYSPECSSNSSGEAGPPAATPTPPPTPTTPTTPTSPHVLPVKEEPVTNEQSDSKHTDDALSALMNEELMTDVDITRERWLCEPGRRHVCVVARHSSLTDDYGNFGHNPPRPDDCDCPSDPQYYEPDAL; translated from the exons ATGAGCGAGTCGCCGGGAGTGGAGTGGCTGCCCGCGTACAGTCCTGGAACTCCTCGCCACAGCCCCCTCGGACCGATACCGCGCTTCCTTTACGAGGATGTGCAGCCACTCGCTTTGCAACAGGAAAACAACAACAAGGACGAACAGAAGGAGAACACTAACAAAATTAAACATGCGAAACCAGCCTACAG CTATGCAAGCATGATAAGGCTTGCAATCAGCAGCTCTCCGAATGGCAAGATGACTCTGAATGAGATATACACTTATATATGTAATGCATTCCCATATTATAAAGAGGCTGGGAAGGGTTGGATG AACTCTATAAGACACAACCTGTCATTAAACAAATGTTTTATGAAAGTTGCTCGGAGTAAAGATGATCCAGGGAAGGGTTCATATTGGGCGATGGATACTAGTTACAAAATGGCAGAGGTCACTCCTAGAAGACGTAGGAGTTTAAGG ATGGCACCGTACAGTCCAGAGTGCAGCTCGAACAGCAGCGGAGAAGCCGGGCCCCCCGCTGCCACGCCCACGCCTCCGCCGACTCCCACCACCCCCACCACTCCCACTTCGCCACACGTCCTGCCAGTCAAGGAGGAACCCGTCACCAATGAGCAGTCTG ATTCTAAACACACGGACGATGCGTTATCGGCTCTGATGAATGAGGAACTAATGACCGACGTTGACATTACCAGAG AACGTTGGCTGTGCGAGCCCGGCCGGCGGCACGTGTGCGTGGTCGCCCGCCACAGCTCGCTCACGGACGACTACGGAAACTTCGGACACAACCCGCCGCGGCCCGACGACTGCGACTGTCCGTCCGACCCGCAGTACTACGAGCCCGATGCGTTATAA